AAATAACAGGATACAGATATTCATTAGTTTGAGTGCTGCTCCTTTCCTATAATGAGCCTTGGCCAGTCTGGCCTTGCCAACACACATTGTTTAGCATCTTTTAAAGCATCAACTCCATTATTCAAATAGACATGGCACAGACTTCTGTTGGATAGTACAGCTGCATCACTACGATAGATTCCACTCCCAAGGGCCTGTAAAACAAATCCCTTAAGCAATCAGCATATTAttgggaaaagaaagaaaaagacagTTTGAATgaaataaaccaagaaatgagaAATGTTTATCACCGCATCAGGGATTTTgggaaaaaaatatgaaaatcatAGATACCGGTGTTTCCTCATTTGAACTGTACTAGAGAGACAACATGTGCCTCTCTCTATGTCATTCCTGGATCATGTTTTGGCACATaagtaaattacaagcatagcgGCATATGAATATACAGTACATATTCCCTGTAATTACCAATTCAAATTTGTTTCCATATGAATGCTTCAGAATTATTGCGCAAGAACGTGTATGCTTTCGTGTTTCAACCTTCATTCTTTTGCTATCAGTCACATAGCTTATataatttcaaactcattttaaACGCTCAGTTAAAACAAAGTACCTGTGTGTACCAATATACTGCCAACCGGTACTCCTTCCTCCGGAATGCACTTGTGCCCCTTGATTTTTCCTCAAGAAAAACCTCGTCCTATTTACAAATCATCTGTCAATAGTGATAATTTATTATAATATGTTTGCGTTTCTACTAGATATACACATTTATAAGCTGAGCTTCATCTGATGAGAGTAAGAAACtgctaaatgccaacaaaaacgAAGAGTATGAAATACAAATTAACGAGCCAATAATAGTCGATTGACACTTCGGACAACAAACTCTATGAAAGCTCAATAGTGAGATAAAAAATTATATTTACCGTAAATGTGAACTTTCCAGAATCTGAATGCTTCATTAATCCATCAACGCTCCAGTCCGCATATGATGGAACAGGAGATGTCATGTCCAGTAAGTGAACACAGACACAAAATACCTATAGCTTACAATATCGGTAACATTTGGATCTGCACCAGCTTTAACCAGTAGCTTGATGATTTGTATTATCCCCACTTCAGCTGCAAATGGGAGAGCTTTTACTCCACCTGGTCCACCATTTGGATCAACACCTGCCTACACAGATGGGAAAAGAtttaaaataagaaattagaaatGGAATATTCATCCATCACCACTGATACACACTTCCTAAAAGAGCAAACCAAAAGAAATGGAACCAAGAGCAACATGGAAAGTTCTATATTATACGTATAAAATCAGGCGAAGTAAGTAGAGCTTGAATAGCTTCAAGTTTCAACAGGATGATACTAATTCACAAACTACTGGTTCAGATCACCCAAACTAGTCTAAGTTACAACAAATGTAGTAAAATCCAAAAAGGATGTAAACGGGGATTTCAACCTTGAGTAGATGCTCCACGCATTGCCAAGATTTGGAACGGATGGCTGCCACAAGTGGAGTAATCACCTCGTTGAAGAACAAATTGGGCTGCAAAGACAAAATGGAAGATAAACTTAATTGGTGACTTCGAGAAAAAAAAACTGTACACGCGATAAAAATGATTATATATTCCTCTGTGCAAGGAGGAGGTGCCTTTATACACTGAAGGTGACAAGACTAGCAATCCAACAAATCAGCCAAACGGAAAAACCATAATGAAGTGGCATTCCGAAGAAATAAAACTTCTACGTAGCTTTCTTTGGTTATATCTACATAGCAATACTGTTGGCCCAATACGAAAGtgtgatgggtttatgaaaaTGAATTTAAAAAGAGtggttggttaattgaaaagtgaggctttgattaatttggaaaatgaaatGTTATAAGAAAATTTTTAGTGTAGCATTTTGGCTTACACGTCTATATGCAAAGGACTCTTTGGCTCTTACTAACTCTAACTCTCACTATTAGTTCACTCACttgaatttttgatttgatgCTAACAAATGAACCCAAAGTTGCCTATTTATACGCCAACTTAACGGACATATCACTACCACTAGATTTATCTAGTGACTTTTCTAGAAGGCTAATCTAACTGACCACTAGGAACTATCTAGATACAGAAAAGTCTGGAGCTAAACTGACCGACCAGAGGAAGCAAACTCTAGAGACTGAAATCTCTGGATAACAACACGTGAGTGAAAGGAAGTCCTAGAAGACTCTAGACTGTACCGGGCCTTACTTAGTGTAGATGCTTACGGGGCTTTATTTCCTTAAGCCATTGATCACAaattaatttatatttttaacaccccctcttaatttgtgatgtgaAGTTTGtctctaaaatgattgaatttatctaccgtgactgcttttgtgaagatgtccgcattttgttcttgcgttggacagaattggagctcgatttctttattttccactAATTCTCTGATGAAGTGGTGTCGTAGCTCTATATGCTTTGTCCGTCCGTggaagac
This is a stretch of genomic DNA from Papaver somniferum cultivar HN1 chromosome 1, ASM357369v1, whole genome shotgun sequence. It encodes these proteins:
- the LOC113272691 gene encoding ankyrin repeat and SOCS box protein 18-like produces the protein MQPALFFELELVRAKESFAYRRPNLFFNEVITPLVAAIRSKSWQCVEHLLKAGVDPNGGPGGVKALPFAAEVGIIQIIKLLVKAGADPNVTDIVSYRYFVSVFTYWT